A section of the Amycolatopsis sp. AA4 genome encodes:
- a CDS encoding TetR/AcrR family transcriptional regulator gives MPRVSQDHLDARRRQILDGSRVCFARYGYEGATVRRLEEATGLSRGAIFHHFRDKESLFLALAEDDAVRMADVVAEQGLVQVMRDLLAGNSEHPADWLGTRLEVSRRLRTDPEFRGRWAERSQQLTEATRDRLEWQRKAGNLRDDVDVSVLTAFLELVLEGLVSHLAMGLPGDDLGPVLDLVEETVRRHRPGARG, from the coding sequence ATGCCACGGGTCAGCCAGGATCACCTCGACGCACGCCGCCGGCAGATCCTCGACGGCTCGCGCGTGTGTTTCGCACGCTACGGCTACGAGGGCGCCACGGTCCGCCGCCTCGAAGAAGCGACCGGACTGTCGCGCGGGGCCATCTTCCACCACTTCCGCGACAAGGAATCGCTCTTCCTCGCCCTCGCCGAGGACGACGCGGTGCGGATGGCCGACGTCGTCGCCGAACAGGGCCTGGTCCAGGTCATGCGCGACCTGCTGGCCGGCAACAGCGAGCATCCGGCGGACTGGCTCGGCACCCGGCTGGAGGTGTCTCGGCGGCTGCGCACCGACCCGGAGTTCCGCGGCCGGTGGGCGGAGCGCTCGCAGCAGCTGACCGAGGCCACCCGCGACCGCCTCGAATGGCAGCGCAAGGCGGGCAACCTGCGCGACGACGTCGACGTCAGCGTGCTGACCGCGTTCCTGGAACTCGTCCTGGAAGGACTCGTGTCGCACCTCGCGATGGGCCTTCCCGGCGACGATCTCGGCCCGGTGCTCGACCTGGTCGAGGAGACCGTGCGGCGGCACCGGCCGGGCGCGCGCGGCTAG
- a CDS encoding ESX secretion-associated protein EspG, with translation MDVPVEALAALAEREQMGRLHVTLRPDPAWLSETERDEAAKRVDDALALAGLVDSRGRATADFLDWLPLLVRPVIEYYGWVATGDRTYGVLAAASGMQAVLAVSDGEQVGVQEIDRERVLETLVEQLPAVGPGGGYVRSVRVADLTEAARRGEDAYPLDPVLSDVLTLVQRPVHGSGELYAGRRDDVGRYVRLEEPLHYADTDWGRYLSYTVGAGPDAEIRIGPAGPAELCGALRALERTLN, from the coding sequence GTGGACGTCCCGGTCGAAGCGCTCGCGGCATTGGCCGAACGCGAGCAGATGGGCCGGCTGCACGTGACGCTGCGGCCAGACCCGGCGTGGCTGTCGGAAACCGAGCGCGACGAAGCCGCGAAGCGGGTGGACGACGCGCTGGCGCTGGCCGGCCTGGTCGATTCGCGCGGGCGGGCCACAGCGGACTTCCTGGACTGGCTGCCGCTGCTCGTGCGCCCGGTCATCGAGTACTACGGCTGGGTCGCGACCGGCGACCGTACCTACGGCGTGCTCGCCGCGGCCAGCGGAATGCAGGCGGTGCTGGCGGTGTCGGACGGCGAACAGGTCGGCGTCCAGGAAATCGACCGCGAACGCGTGCTGGAAACTCTCGTCGAGCAGCTTCCCGCGGTCGGCCCGGGCGGCGGATACGTGCGCAGCGTGCGCGTCGCGGACCTGACCGAAGCCGCGCGCCGCGGCGAGGACGCTTATCCGTTGGACCCGGTGTTGTCGGACGTGCTAACCCTGGTGCAGCGTCCGGTGCACGGAAGCGGAGAGCTGTACGCGGGACGACGCGACGACGTCGGCCGGTACGTCCGGCTGGAAGAACCTCTGCACTACGCGGACACGGACTGGGGCCGGTACCTGAGCTACACCGTCGGGGCCGGGCCGGACGCGGAAATCCGGATCGGGCCGGCCGGCCCGGCGGAACTGTGCGGTGCGCTGCGGGCTCTGGAGCGCACCCTGAACTAG
- the pip gene encoding prolyl aminopeptidase — protein MRYPEIEPYDSGLLDVGEGHRVYWETCGNPDGKPVAVLHGGPGTGCSEGMRQFFDPERYRIVLLDQRGSGRSTPHAGDTVDALNANTAAHLISDFELLREKLGIERWQLFGGSWGCVLGLAYAEQHPERVTEIVMMGLATDRQSEIDLLTGGLGEMFPEAYARFREGVPESERDGDLAAAYYRLLTDPDPAVHEAAAKRWCDWESAMQPGVPPSPKFDDPRFRLCFARLVTHYFSQGCFREDGAILRDAAKLAGIPTVLVQGILDLSSLTGTPWLLERAIPHAELILVSGAGHTTAVPSMETALIAATDKFAATE, from the coding sequence TTGCGCTATCCGGAAATCGAACCGTACGACAGCGGCCTGCTCGACGTCGGCGAGGGCCACCGGGTGTACTGGGAAACCTGCGGCAACCCGGACGGCAAACCGGTCGCCGTCCTGCACGGCGGCCCGGGAACCGGCTGCAGCGAAGGAATGCGCCAGTTCTTCGACCCGGAGCGCTACCGAATCGTCCTGCTGGACCAACGCGGCAGCGGCCGCAGCACCCCGCACGCGGGCGACACCGTCGACGCACTGAACGCGAATACCGCCGCCCACCTGATCAGCGATTTCGAATTGCTGCGCGAAAAACTGGGCATCGAACGCTGGCAGCTCTTCGGCGGTTCCTGGGGCTGCGTACTAGGCCTGGCTTACGCGGAACAGCATCCTGAACGCGTAACGGAAATCGTCATGATGGGCCTGGCCACCGACCGCCAGAGCGAAATCGACCTGCTGACCGGCGGCCTGGGAGAAATGTTCCCGGAAGCCTACGCCCGCTTCCGCGAGGGCGTACCGGAATCCGAACGAGACGGCGACCTGGCCGCGGCCTACTACCGCCTGCTGACCGACCCGGACCCAGCAGTCCACGAGGCAGCCGCCAAACGTTGGTGCGACTGGGAATCCGCGATGCAACCCGGCGTCCCGCCCTCGCCGAAATTCGATGACCCCCGCTTCCGCCTGTGCTTCGCCCGCCTGGTCACCCACTACTTCTCCCAGGGCTGCTTCCGGGAAGACGGCGCGATCCTCCGCGACGCGGCAAAACTGGCCGGAATCCCCACAGTCCTGGTGCAAGGAATCCTGGACCTGAGCAGCCTCACCGGCACCCCCTGGCTGCTCGAACGCGCCATCCCGCACGCAGAACTGATCCTGGTAAGCGGCGCAGGCCACACCACCGCAGTCCCCTCCATGGAAACCGCACTAATCGCCGCCACAGACAAATTCGCCGCCACCGAGTAG
- a CDS encoding WXG100 family type VII secretion target — translation MDGKQIFDNFRGGDTSGLRAAAAKVQQLSAAYLERAQSVKDLQERMLRSWTGDSADAAKAGAGPVEAGFRESADPLDLTSASMDTQASSFESSRHAVVDVPPRPERPQPWAGPLQAVLPASAAPVSFQDSIDRFHSANENNVRVMEQYHGVTANTKRALPKQFGPILPDGAPIRRTTSDNSTTQAAASHDRNGPGAAVLPAPVSEPSQRGSGPAVGGAPAAQGGPGDGLHWRPEYLLEPDPEGAFGVDGSATLPVLGDEEE, via the coding sequence GTGGACGGCAAGCAGATCTTCGACAACTTCCGCGGCGGCGACACGTCCGGGTTGCGCGCGGCCGCGGCGAAGGTCCAGCAGCTTTCGGCGGCCTACCTGGAGCGCGCACAGAGCGTGAAGGACCTGCAGGAGCGCATGCTGCGCTCGTGGACCGGCGATTCCGCCGACGCCGCGAAGGCGGGCGCGGGACCGGTCGAGGCCGGGTTCCGGGAGTCCGCCGACCCGCTCGATCTGACCAGCGCGTCGATGGACACCCAGGCCAGCAGCTTCGAAAGCTCGCGGCACGCGGTCGTCGACGTGCCGCCCCGGCCGGAGCGGCCGCAGCCGTGGGCCGGTCCGCTGCAGGCGGTGCTGCCCGCGTCGGCCGCGCCAGTGTCCTTTCAGGACAGCATCGACCGGTTCCACAGCGCGAACGAGAACAACGTCCGGGTGATGGAGCAGTACCACGGCGTCACCGCGAACACGAAACGCGCGCTGCCGAAGCAATTCGGCCCGATCCTTCCGGACGGCGCCCCGATCCGCCGGACCACGTCGGACAACTCGACGACGCAGGCCGCCGCGAGCCACGACCGGAACGGCCCGGGAGCCGCGGTGCTGCCCGCTCCGGTCAGCGAACCGTCCCAGCGCGGCTCGGGCCCCGCGGTCGGCGGCGCCCCCGCCGCGCAGGGCGGCCCGGGCGACGGACTGCATTGGCGACCGGAATACCTGCTTGAGCCCGATCCGGAGGGCGCGTTCGGGGTGGACGGTTCGGCGACCCTGCCGGTTCTCGGCGACGAGGAGGAGTAG